The Denticeps clupeoides chromosome 5, fDenClu1.1, whole genome shotgun sequence genome includes a region encoding these proteins:
- the slc2a3b gene encoding solute carrier family 2, facilitated glucose transporter member 1, translating into MEKIQSGSDPRKKQVTCYLLFCVSTAVIGSLQFGYNTGVINAPEEKLKTFFQNVSLERYGEPMKEGTVLILWSFAVAIFSVGGMIGSFCVGALVNMFGRRKSMLLANILALVGAVLMGFSKLCHSFEMVICGRLVIGLFCGLCTGLTPMYLGELSPTALRGAFGTLHQLGVVVGILVAQIFGLESLLGSDELWPILLGLTALPAVMQSILLPFCPESPRYLLINLNLEKEARQALVRLRGSEDVNADIDEMKAEGVKMASEKKVTILELFRSPAYRQPIIIAIVLQLSQQFSGINAVFYYSTGIFKTAGVSQPIYATIGAGAVNTVFTVVSLFLVDKAGRRTLHLIGLSGMAVSAVIMTVSLALIKVESSLSYLAIAGVFAFVASFEMGPGPIPWFIVAELFAQGPRPAAIAVAGCSNWTANFLVGLGFPKLEELCGPYVFIIFVVLLIVFVIFTYFRVPETKGRTFDDIACGFAATVSGQSQPEGVVTIPVSPTTEKVPMVDFPPEEKSQNNLSSNP; encoded by the exons aagAAGCAGGTGACATGTTATCTCCTTTTCTGTGTGTCAACGGCGGTTATTGGATCTTTGCAGTTTGGCTACAACACCGGCGTCATAAATGCTCCTGAGGAG AAATTGAAGACCTTCTTCCAGAATGTGTCACTGGAACGGTACGGAGAGCCCATGAAAGAAGGCACTGTCCTAATCCTGTGGAGCTTTGCTGTGGCTATATTCAGTGTGGGCGGCATGATTGGGTCCTTCTGTGTGGGAGCTTTGGTCAACATGTTTGGGAG GCGTAAGTCCATGCTGCTGGCAAACATTTTGGCTCTAGTTGGGGCAGTACTGATGGGTTTCTCCAAATTGTGCCATTCATTTGAGATGGTGATCTGTGGGCGACTGGTTATTGGCCTTTTCTGTGGCCTCTGCACTGGCCTGACCCCAATGTATTTAGGAGAACTCTCACCAACTGCCCTGAGGGGAGCCTTTGGGACCCTGCACCAGCTTGGTGTGGTTGTGGGCATTCTTGTAGCCCAA atcTTTGGTCTGGAATCATTGCTGGGTTCAGATGAACTGTGGCCGATCCTCTTAGGACTTACTGCTTTGCCTGCAGTCATGCAGAGCATCTTACTGCCTTTCTGCCCAGAGAGTCCCCGCTACCTGCTCATCAACCTGAACCTGGAGAAGGAGGCACGTCAAG CCCTGGTGCGATTGCGTGGTTCGGAGGACGTCAATGCGGACATAGATGAGATGAAGGCGGAAGGGGTTAAAATGGCCAGTGAGAAAAAAGTCACCATACTTGAGCTATTCCGAAGCCCCGCCTACAGACAGCCCATCATCATTGCCATCGTGCTCCAACTATCCCAGCAATTCTCTGGAATCAATGCT GTTTTCTATTATTCTACTGGCATATTTAAAACAGCGGGTGTGAGCCAACCTATTTATGCAACTATAGGAGCAGGAGCTGTCAACACCGTGTTTACTGTGGTGTCT ctttTCCTCGTGGACAAGGCTGGGCGTCGGACACTTCATCTGATTGGTCTGTCTGGAATGGCTGTCAGTGCTGTTATCATGACTGTTTCTCTTGCCCTGATT AAAGTCGAATCATCTCTCAGTTACCTTGCGATTGCTGGCGTCTTTGCTTTTGTGGCGAGCTTTGAGATGGGTCCAGGTCCAATCCCTTGGTTCATTGTGGCAGAGCTCTTTGCCCAGGGACCTCGGCCAGCTGCCATTGCTGTTGCCGGATGCTCTAACTGGACAGCCAACTTCCTGGTTGGACTTGGTTTTCCCAAATTAGAG GAATTGTGTGGGCCTTACGTCTTCATCATTTTTGTTGTCCTCCTTATCGTCTTCGTTATTTTCACTTACTTCCGTGTTCCTGAGACAAAGGGCCGGACGTTTGATGACATCGCCTGTGGTTTTGCTGCCACAGTCTCTGGTCAGTCTCAGCCCGAAGGTGTGGTCACAATTCCTGTTTCACCAACAACAGAGAAGGTTCCAATGGTTGACTTCCCACCCGAGGAGAAGAGCCAGAACAATTTAAGCTCTAACCCATAG